A stretch of DNA from Streptomyces venezuelae:
GACCGAGTCGAGGATCAGCAGCGAGGGCTGTACGGCCTCCAGGTGGCCGAGCACGGCCGAGAGGTCGGTCTCGGCGGCCAGGTAGAGGTGGTCGCTGAGCGCATTGATCCGGTCGGCCCGCAGCCGGACCTGGCTCGCCGATTCCTCACCCGTCACATAGAGGGTCCGGTGCCGGTCGCTGGCCGCCTTGGCGGCGACGTCCAGCAGCAGGGTCGACTTCCCCACGCCCGGCTCACCGGCCAGCAGCACCACGGCCCCGGGCACCAGCCCGCCGCCGAGCACCCGGTCCAGCTCGTCCACCCCGGTCGTACGGGCGGTCGCCTGCCGCCCGTCCACCTGGGCGATCGGCACCGCCGCGGTCGACACCCGGCCGGCCGCGGTGGTCCGCACGGCGGGCGTGCCCTGCTCCTCGACGGTTCCCCAGGCCTGGCATTCGGGACACCGCCCGAGCCACTTCGCGGTGGTCCAGCCGCACTCGGTGCAGCGGTAGGACGGCCGGTCCTTGGCGGATGAACGGGATGTACGGGCAGCCATGCGCCCCACGGTAACGGGCGGCACCGACACCGGCGGCGGCGCCGGCGGGCCCACCGGCACCGCCGCCGGGCGTCCCGGACCCGCCGGACGTCAGGACGCGTGTCCTGTTTTGTGCGATCTGTTCACCCGTAAGGGTTAAAAGTGCTGAAGGCTTCCGGGCCGTCACCGGCGCGCCGCCTACGGTCGCCGGGTGAGCAGCAGCAGTCAGGCACAACCCGCCCCGCACCCCGGCGCACACCGGGCGCACGGGCGCGCGCTCCCCGAGGGGGAACAGCCGCCCGCCTCCCCGTACGAGCCCTATCTGGACGGCCTGTTCACGTACTGCCTTTCGGTGCTGTGCGATCACGGGGCCGCCGTCGAGGTGCTGGCCGAGGTGCTGGCGGTGGCCGAGCGGTATCCCGGGCGATGTCCCGGCGAGGGCGAGCGGCGGGCCTGGCTGTACGCCCTGGCGCGCTGGTCCTGCCTGCGCAGGCTCGCGGAACAGCGGCGGGTGCGGCACGGCAGCAGGCCGGGCGGGCGCCGGGGCAGGCGGGGGGCGGCCGGCGGGGCGGCCGGTGGGGCGCGCGGGCCCGGGCGTGCGCCGGAGCATCAGGGGCGCACAGAGGCGCACAAGACGGCGGGCACGGCGGAAACGGCGGCCGGAGCCGGGACCGTCGCGGACGCAGCAGCCGTCGAAGCCGCCGAAGCCGCCCAGCAGCGGGCCGAACTCGCCCGGCTCGCCTGGCCCGAAGCCGCCGGTACCACGCCCGAACAGCGGGAAGCGCTGGAACTGGCCGTCCGACACCGCCTGGGCGTCCCCGAACTCGCCGCCGTGCTCGGCACCGCCCCGGCCGCCGCCCGCGAGCTGCTCTCCGGTGCCGCCTGCGAGGTCGAGCGGACCCGCGCCGCCCTCGCCGTCGTCGAGACCGGCTGCTGCCCCGCCGTCGCCCGGCTCACCGGGGACAGCCAGCTGCTGCTGTCCAGCACCCTCCGCACCGAGCTGGTCCGGCACGTGGACGACTGCCCGCGCTGCCGCCGGGTCGCCGAACGGGTCGGGGCCGGCGCGCCCTGGCCCGGCTCCGGCAGCACCCGCACCGCCGCGCTGCCCCTGGTCCCGGCACCCCGGCGGGCCGTCCACGCGGCGGCGCTCGGCGCCGCCCGCACCGGCCGGTCCGCCGCCCCCCGCTTCACCCGGGGCGGGTTCCCGATGGACCCCAAGGACCGGGCGGCCCGCCGCGACCGGCTCCGCGCCCGGGCCGTCACCACCACCGTGGTGGCCACCGTGGTCGCCGCGCCCGTGCTGGCCCTGTGGGCGGCCTACCGGGGCGACCCGGGTACCGGGGAGCCCACGGCCGGCCCGGGCACCACCCGGATCTCGGCGAGCGATGCGGAGATCCCGGCCCGCGCGGACGGCCGTGGGCACACCGGGTACGAGAACGCCGGCAACGCGGCCCGGACCGGCACCGAGCCGGGATTCCTGAGGGCGGACCGGAGCGCGGACGTGTCCGTCGAGGTGATCAGCACCGGCGCGCCCACCACCCCGCCGCAGCCGGGCGGCCCCGGCCGGATCGAGGTCGACGCGGTGTCCCGGGGCGCCACGACGTACCTCCGGCTCCGCGCCTCCGGCGGCGCCCCGGTGGACTGGCGGCTCTGGTCGGACGCGCCCTGGCTGCTGGTCAGCGAGCCCTCCGGCACCCTCGCGCCCGGAGAGTCGGTCACCCTGCGGATCACCGTGGACCAGGCCGGGCAGCCGGCCGGGCCCTGGCGGGCCCGGGTCGGCGTCGATCCGGGCGACGCGGTCATCGCCCTCCAGGGCCGGGGCCGTCCGGCCCCGCCGCCCTCGGGGCAGCCCACCCCGGCTCCGCAGCCGACTCCGGAGCCGACGCCCACCCCGACCCCGGAGCCGACACCCACGCCCACTCCGGAGCCCACGCCGACCCCGACCCCGACCCCGACGCCTACGCCGGAGCCCAGTCCGCACCCCTCCGAAGGAACGGTTTCCCCGTCCCCCCAGCCGTCACCGCCCGCCGGCTGACCCGGACGCGGTCCCAGTCGACCCGGACCCGGACCCGGCCGGCCCGGCCGGATGCGGAGGATCGGCCGGGTGCGGAGCCATCGGCAGCAGCGAGGCCAGCCGCGCCTCGCACAGCTCGACCAGCGCGTCGTACCCCGCCTTGCCCATCAGCTCGGTCAGCTCCGCCCGGTACGACACGTAGACCGGCTGCCCGGCGCCGTGCGCGGACGTGGCCGACGTACACCACCAGTGCAGATCGTGGCCGCCGGGACCCCAGCCGCGCCGGTCGTACTCGCCGATCGACACCTGGAGCACCCGGGTGTCGTCGGGCCGCTCGATCCACTCGTACGTCCGCCGGATCGGCAGCTGCCAGCACACGTCCGGCTTGGTCTCCAGCGGCTCCTTGCCCTCCCGCAGGGCCAGGATGTGCAGCGAGCAGCCGGCTCCGGCCGGGAACCCGGGCCGGTTCAGGAAGATGCACGCGCCCTTCCAGCGGCGGGTCTGCTTGTCGCCGTCCTCGTCGAGCTGGGTCCAGCCCGTCTCGCTGCCCACGTCGTGGAACTCCCACAGCTCCGGAGTCAGCCGTGCCACGTGCTGCGCGACGCGCTTCTCGTCGTCCTCGTCGGAGAAGTGCGCACCGAGCGTGCAGCAGCCGTCCGAGGCCCGGCCGGCCTTGATGCCCTGGCAGCCGCTGCCGAAGATGCAGGTCCAGCGGGAGGTCAGCCAGGTCAGGTCACAGCGGAAGACCTGCTCCTCGTCGGCGGGGTCCGGGAACTCCACCCAGGCGCGGGGGAAGTCCAGGCCCTTCTCGTCGGCCGCCGCAGCGGCCGGCGAACCCGGCCC
This window harbors:
- a CDS encoding BACON domain-containing protein, yielding MSSSSQAQPAPHPGAHRAHGRALPEGEQPPASPYEPYLDGLFTYCLSVLCDHGAAVEVLAEVLAVAERYPGRCPGEGERRAWLYALARWSCLRRLAEQRRVRHGSRPGGRRGRRGAAGGAAGGARGPGRAPEHQGRTEAHKTAGTAETAAGAGTVADAAAVEAAEAAQQRAELARLAWPEAAGTTPEQREALELAVRHRLGVPELAAVLGTAPAAARELLSGAACEVERTRAALAVVETGCCPAVARLTGDSQLLLSSTLRTELVRHVDDCPRCRRVAERVGAGAPWPGSGSTRTAALPLVPAPRRAVHAAALGAARTGRSAAPRFTRGGFPMDPKDRAARRDRLRARAVTTTVVATVVAAPVLALWAAYRGDPGTGEPTAGPGTTRISASDAEIPARADGRGHTGYENAGNAARTGTEPGFLRADRSADVSVEVISTGAPTTPPQPGGPGRIEVDAVSRGATTYLRLRASGGAPVDWRLWSDAPWLLVSEPSGTLAPGESVTLRITVDQAGQPAGPWRARVGVDPGDAVIALQGRGRPAPPPSGQPTPAPQPTPEPTPTPTPEPTPTPTPEPTPTPTPTPTPTPEPSPHPSEGTVSPSPQPSPPAG